CGACCAAAATAATTCAAACCTTTTCATAAGACTtatgaaatcacaaaaaatatacattttGCATTAATATCGATTTATAACGATtctcaaaaattaaaatgagtTTAAGGAAAGTGCACCTACCTCAATGTTGAAATTTCAGAATTTAAATGCGGCAAATCTACTTATTTCGATTTCACAACAGTAGCGACAACAGCGTTAGAACCAGCAGTAGCAATTCCAGTCACCCCAGCAACAACGATTCTTTCAGAGCATCAACCGTCACAGTCCACAGTTGCAACACCTTAATCCTAAAACATCAACCCCTTAAACTTCTCAATCAACGGATAGCATGACAGTAGCAGTGGAGATTCATAAACAAAAATGACTTATAGTAATTAaggaaaacaagaaaacaaagcaTAGCAGTAGTAGCGCGATGACTGCAATAATAGGAAAAATGGCCTCCTTCCCCACCTCAGCTCGTGACTCCGGCGACGGCAAACTCCACAGACGACGATGGCGGAGAGAGCAGCGGCGGTAGAAACCACCCCGCAACGCCTTTTCTCTCTCCTCGCATTGTTCTGTCTCTCTCTCTTCGCATCGGGTCCTGCTTATGGCTCGATAACAGCTCACAGCGCCGGTGCGAAGGCAACGACTCCACGAAGGTTCGACGACGATGGTGACGACGAGGTGCAACGAAGCTAGCGGCACACGACGTGACGGCGGTGGCGACGCTCCTCACTCGCACGAGCTCCCCCTTCTCTGCGACACACTCTCCTCGTTCCTCCATAATCGGCGACAACGGCGGCGCGACGAGCTGCAGTGACTCCGCCGGCGCACTCTCCCCCCTTCTCCTCTCTTTTGATTCGCACCCTctcctctcttttctttctttctgttAATTCTTTTGCTGCTGCtatgtgttgtgtttgtgtGTTTGATTTTGGAAGAAAGGAAAAGGGGTGTGGCGGCTGAAGGGAATGGGAaagttagggttagggttttagGAAGTATTTAGCAAATTAAGGTTTCATTTTGAggataattaataatataattagagTATGAAATAGTATTAAAAACTAAGtttaatccaataaaattaTCTTCAAAGAAAGTACCATTTGTTCatcaatatataaattatattcaaataactactaattaaattaaaattagaaataattaaattcatttttttctttatttataaaataaagctCAACATctaaatattcaaaatatagTACATAAAATCctcattatttttcaattactaaaacTTCAAATTATAATTGAGAAATTACCCgatttatatgtaaaatatcAGAAAATATAAGCTTGATTAAACATAATAAATCGtaaataacttattatttaatttttaaaaattcggAGTCATACAAATAACATGTTCGGTTCATTTATATTCTGCACAATTTAAAACTTTTCTTCTTCACCTTCTGGTGCTTCTTCACCAGGGAGAGAAGGAGGAAAAGACAAAAGAATAcagcagcaacaataacaaAAGAATGACGATAAGGAGAAAATACGTGACGAAAAAGGAAcgcaaaaaagaagaaagagaatgaggaggaggaggaacgTGAAGAAGAAGGCAAAGAAGAAAAAGACGCTTCTTGTGTAAACGAGTgtgaggagaagaaaaagaagaagaagaagcgtgagaaaagaagaaaagcgAAAAAGGCGCGTTACCTAAAATTGCTTGGATGAATTTGGATACCAAAATTACTTGGAAATAGAAAATATCTTATTATTAAATTAGGATTCAACTACTTGATAGTAATTTTGCATAAAATCTTTgtaaatcaatttatttttttgtctaatcaatctatttataacaactccaaaaacaaaaacattATTTCAAATAATTGgcaattattttaatatatatatatatatatatataaaataaatattaaatgatttttttataaataatcattgttatattttttctcACTTATCTCGAATAATTAGTTTCAGTTAGTTtgtaaaaaagaataaaaataatcgtttttaatttttaaattatgaatgttaatccaagaaaagaaaaatggttagaagataataaaaaattatttaaaaaaattactattctaattaaactaaaaaagttattcaattaattaatatctaaaaactaaagaaaaagtttgaaaggcgaatatttttattaaagtttaactaacattttaattattaaaaaaatgtataatttCATATCAATAAATGATTCCTAATGAATTAttacaaatcacaaaaaaatatactgCCTCTAGTATTACCGTTAACCAAATCTTACTAGAAGCCTTGCATATATAAATAAGCAGAAAGCAACAAGGATTAATTCTCAGTTTCATTCTTATTTCTATTAAAGAAAGTTTCCAATATTTCTAGTAAACTCGAAGCATCAAACCAGTTCTTAATTTCATCATCATGACTTCGCCATTTACTTTCTTTTGGGAAGCGTCATCTCCCCCATTGTTACAAGAAGAGGAGGCAGATTTGCAACATTATCTAACCCTCATGAGAGATCAAATAACAGATTACTTCATTCTCAAGGTACAAGTTACGCATCAAACTTGCTGGACTCATCAtcaacaaccacaatcacatCCACCAGTGTTAGGAGCCATTTATTCGTTTGAATCCTCAATTCTAATCCAAGCGCAAGAATTCCTTCAAAACGGTTCATCACACATGCAAATGCACTTCCCTGAGGCTATTATACCAATTGCCTTGATTCATAACATGATGCCAGATATTATATCCTACGCGAAAGCCATAATTCAAACTCGTCCTTCCGGATTCCTCTATGAAAGACCTGATTTTCGTTTGTTCAGTTTGTATCTGGACATTATTATCCAGAATCCTATATTGTACGTTGATGACTTGAATATCCAGAATTTGTCATTGGAAGTTGATGACTACGGCAACATGATCACCGACTTAATCATTGAAGAGTCCATGGAAGATCCTAATAATATTAAGATGGTTCCTGCATCAAAGAATGCCATTGAGTCTCTTGAGAAAGTGAAGCTTGAAAATAATAACCACCTAGCAGAGAGGTGCACTATTTGTCTAACTGAATTTGATTATGGTGATGATGCAGAACAAGTTTCATCAATGCCTTGTAAGCATGTATATCATCAAGAATGCCTCGTGCAATGGTTCAAGACTAGTCATTTATGTCCTTTATGTCGGTATCCGATGCCAACTAATTAGATTGTCaaaaatgtaaataaaaaaattgaaattagttATTTGATTTTGTGTAATTTGATTGTAGTTCATCATGTGAACAGCATTATGCATTTaatcatgaaaaaaaattagttagttgattCTGTGTAGTTTGGTTGTAATTCATCATTTGTGAATAATATGATGCATTTTTTGTGGAGTTCTCTTccccaaaatttttttcttttttatattattttctgttttagTTTTCTAAGCAGCTttatcaaaaaagaaaaaacctttgttttgtttgttaaaGAAAGGATTCAGAATTTTCGCCGTTGACTATAATGTGGAAAAATTcagttaaaataatttaaaaattataaaagcgACAAGGGAGACAGGGGATGGAGAGGTGTGGCACAAGATGCTTTGCCAAAGGATGAGGGGCAGATGCTTCGTGTTTTGGCCTTCTGGTTCTGGGTGAGTGTTTTTTGggatgtgtgtgtgtgtttttttttttatttttatgtgaatGAGGGAGAGGATTCTTGGTGCGTCATTAGAGGAGAATAAGTATTCTATTTcttgattttaattttggtgtctATTCTGTTTCTTGATTTGAAATGGGTAAGAGAGCACTCACAAGTCACAGCCTTCGTTAAATTTGGATGCGTGTCTTCACGATCATTTGTTAAGTTGCCACTTGCCACTAGATATTGGCCGAATGTAAAGGTTTGACTCATAAAAAAGCTtaaagagttgaagtcaaactCAAATAACATGCATATATGTACGATAAGAAATTAAGAATCAGAGAAAGTGCACTTAGCTTGTTGAATGGTCACTTCATCCTTCTGTGTGGGGAATTGAATGCCGCCTTGTACACTGATCGGTCAGCAATAGACTCGAGCTCCGATCGGCAACAACCTTGCCTCGCTGCCGCCAGTGGCGGATACCTTGGGAAACTCCGAGTCTCTGGTCAGTGATGACCAACAACCTTTCTTCGAATGGTGCCGCCAAAACTGCACTTCTCGCTCAAACACCGCTTCCCGCGTTCACCACCGCCGCCACGAACCTTCTCAACCATTCCACTTCCGCCGCCCACTCCTCCTAGTCTCTCTCTCCTCGCCGACCAATGCACCACAATACACCACCTCAAACAAGTCCACGCCCAGATGATCCTTACCGGCCGCATCCGCCAAGACCCCTTTGCCGCCAGCCGCCTCCTCTCCTCCTCCCGCCCTCTCCCCCTTCGCCGACCTCACCCTCGCTTCTAGAATCTTTTCCTCCCTCCCATACCCACCCAACACCTTCATGTGGAACACCCTCATCCGCGCCCACGCCTCTAGCCCCAATCCCCATTACTCTCTCTGCCTTTACGTCTCCATGAGGAAGCTAGGCGCTATTCCAGGGAAACACACCTTCCCCTTTCTCCTTAAGGCCTGCTCTAACATTCCCTCCCTGCCAGCCTGTACCCAGGTTCACACACACGTGCTGAAATTCGGGCTGTGCTTTGATTCCCACGTGGCCAATGGTTTGGTCAGGGGTTACTCTGTTTCCGGAGATTTTGCCCTTGCGCGCCTTATGTTCGATGAAATGCCGGACAGGAGTTTGAGTCTTTGGACGACGATGGTTTGTGGTATGCTCAGAATCAATGTTATGATGAGGGTTTGGGGCTTTTTCATGAGATGATTGGGGATGGATTGGAGCCCAATGCTGCGACGCTGGCTTCAGTGTTATCGGCTTGCGCTCGGGCGGGGTATCTTGAGATTGGGCAGAGGATTCATGGGTTCATGAAGGTGAAGGGGTTTGAAGTGAAAGTGATTCTTGGGACGGTGTTGGTTTACATGTATGCAAAGAATGGGGAGATTGTTATGGCTCGGAAGTTGTTTGATGAAATGACTGAGAGAAATGTTGTTACTTGGAATGTGATGATCTCTGGCTTGGCTACTCATGGACATGTTGAAGATGCTCTTGGTCTCTTTGAGAAGCTGAAGGAGGAGCAAGCTGTCGTCCCTAACAATGTCACTTTCTTAGGGGTTTTGTCGGCTTGTTGTCATGCTGGCTTGGTTGATGTTGGTCGTGAGATCTTTTATTCGATGAAAAATGTGTATGGGGTTGACGCAAAGATTGAACATTATGGGTGCATGGTGGATCTTCTTGGAAATGAGGGTAAGTTGATAGAGGCAGAGGAACTGGTAAAAGGAATGCCTTGGAAGCCTGATATTGTTATTTTAGGAGCTTTGTTGGCAGCTTGCAAAAATAATGGAAATACCAAGGTTGCTAAAAGAGTCGTAAAAGAAATTCTTGCTCTGGAACCTCATAATCATGGTGTTCATGTTGCTATGTCGAATATATATGCAGAGGCTGGACAATGGAATGAAGTTTTGAGACTGAGGAAGGTTATGAAAGAAGAAAGACTAAAGAAAACTCCAGGGTGGAGCCTTGTTGCTACTTAATTGAGCATTGTCCAAAAGATTACTCCAGGGTGGAGCCTTGTTGCTACTTAATTGAGCATTGTCCAAAAGATTTcgttatattatttttattatttttaaagtttGTCAGACAGATTGAtccttaagttatttttaataaaatttttaatatatatatatatatatatattaaataaataaatctctaacaaattttattttaaaaaaattaaatcttaaaaAACATTATTATGAGACAAgttaattttctttcaaataaTAGTAAGACTAATATATCCGAcgaaaataattcaaaaaattttataataataaaaatttggtaataaaagttaaaatattcaatataaaatcttttaaaaataatttaggtATTCATTCTAAATTATATCAAGATATTTCGTTTATCCTTAAGTAAGTGTTCTTTTTAAATGTTCAATTAGATATTtagattaaataaattattaaatgtaTTATAAAAGTTAAAGATAGAGGCTTATcagatacaaataaaaaattaattataatttagtGATTAAAAATTGTGTGAAAGATTCATCATCTAAAAATAGATGTTAGATCGCCGACAAAAAGGAGGCAAAAAATTTGATGCGTACAAAATTAGTGTTTAgagtaaaatttttaaattggttTGTGACTCggttctaaaattttttatttatactttttaaaaaatttaaaaaactttatttttttaaaatttgattgtgAAAATTGGTATTTAGAGTATGCTATAGTGACATAAACCGATATGATAATTTTGAGTAATGCTACatgtatattaaaatcagttactaaaatcagtcactagTATAAAGTATATGTTggaatataaatacatatttaaaataaattaaatcacacatatatttatacacaaatatattggtAGATGATTTTAGtggctaattttagtatataaatatcATTTTTTGAGAATTTTATATTGGATTCTCATTAACTTGTTCGGGAAtagatctttttaatttttcgttttcacttaagagaataaaatatgatctctcattattaattttataagtgagactaaaaaaagataaaataaatattaaaaggttaaaaattacattttactctttcaattaaaaaaattgaaaaaaatctatctctcatatttattaaatataattaaaaaacaaaattaatgttaaattgatttgtcaaatggataattatttataaaactaaaattcaaaaaataaaactcaattaaaaatagtaattgaaatataaataactGGCTGTGAGGGATTAGTGGTCAGTAGTTTTCCTCTTATTAATCAATATTGCGGATCGGAGTCGCTGGCCAATAaattgctgcatgcacaagacAAGATTCGAACCCTCAAACACTTACTTAAGCGGACTAATAAACCTACCACTAGATCAATCCAATTTGATTATATTCTATCACTaactattattaaaaaaaataaatataccaAAATTTCAATGTGACACTACAAGAGGAGATAATTGACCAcataattattttctttaactttttactTTAGAATTTTAGTATATCTCTAACTTAAATATgaaattttttctaatttattacTTTAGAATTTTAGTATATCTGCaactaaatatattttaacataaattGCAATTACATTAATGATCCACGAGAAATTAATTATTACATTTGATATTAAATATTCttaaatatttacaaaatacaccaaaattttaaaatgataaaaaaattttcaacaaataTATATACCAATTTGGATATGTTCATAAGTgacttttcttaatttttaactaataaaatgTTACAACTGATAACAATAGAACatgaattgaaaattgaatGCATAAAGGTAAGTTTAGATTATGAGAACAGAAACTGAAATACAATAGAATTGAATTGAAGTTTATTCATTGAGATAGAAGAATATTGTGTACATTGAAGCAAGGATACTGCTCTATATATAGAGTTCACAAGAGCTGGATATAGCAAtactacaacaacaacaataaagtCTTGTCTCACAAAGTgaggtcggctacatgaatcaaactaTGACATTGTACTctatcatgtatcatgtctacagagagaccgtttacatgtaaatctcgtttgaccacctcatggatggtcttcttaggtcttcctctacCTTTCGTCTCTTGTCCATCTttcatctcatccaccctcctgacggGATGTTCTAttggtcttcttctcacatgtccaaaccacctgagacgcgattcaaccatcttttccacaatgggtgctgcTCCAACtttctcccttatatcttcgttTCTtgttttatccaatcgcgtatgaccactcatccatctcaacatcttcatctcttccacactcagcttatgtcCGTGCTCCCCTTTAGTCGCCCAACACTTCGTACTAtaaagcatagccggtcttatagcggtgcgatagaatttacctttaagttttaaaggcatttttttgtcacatataaaaccagatgcactctgTCATTTTGACCAACTtacttggatcctatgatttacatcctgttcaatctctctattatcctgtatgatgcacccaagatacttaaaacttttaacatTTCGTaagatgttttctccaatcttcacctctatattagtGTTTTTCCTTCTCAGATtaaacttacattccatatattccgtcttgctacggcttatgcgcaaaccatacacttctagagcttctctccataactccaacttcttatttaggtcttcccttgactctcccataaggacgatatcatcggcaaaaagtatgcgccatggcacaggctcttggatgtgctctatAAGTACTTctaagactaatgtgaaaaggtatagACTTAAGaatgatccctggtgtaatcctataccaatggGAAATTTttctgtcacaccaccttgagtcttcacactaatTGTGGCCTCATCAAACATGTATTTAATTGCACGAATATATacgatccttactctcctcttttctaaaaccttccataagaactcccttggtaccctatcatacgcATTTTCCAAATTAATAAACACCATATatagatcccttttattactacgatacctctctatcatccttcttaataggtatatcgctttAGTGGTAGTTCtgcctggcataaatccaaattggttctctgttacttgtgtctcttttttCAACCTCTGTTCAATCACCATTTTCCATAACTTCATGGTATGACTCATGAGCTTGATCCTCTATAGTTTACGTAACTTTGTATATCctcttattcttgtagataggtactaAGGTGCTCTTTttccactcatcaggcatcttctttgaccttaaaatctcattaaaaagcttagTTAGACATAGcaatagaaaaatagaaaatgccAGAACACCAAAACAAACTAACAGAATTGAAAAGTTAATTTAGGTTTATAACTACCATTTTGTACTTACTCACTCATAGATCTCTCAAATTTAGCAGTGGGTTGAAAAATCACTCGATGTTTGTCTCAAAACTTGTGAAACAGAGGAGCTGAAAGTGGTTTAGTGAAGATATCCCCAATCTGAGCTATGGAGAGTATATGAAGAACATAAAGCTCTTTTTGATTCACCATTTTTCTAAGGCAATAAAGGTCAATTTTTATATGTTTGCACCTTGTATGAAACACTAAGTTGGCAGCCAATGAACAACCACTTTGATTATCACAATATATAATAAGTGCTATTGATTGTTGGACTCTAAGTTCCTTTAGAAGTTGTTGAATGGACACCAATTTTAACTGAGCTGTTGCCATGCTCATGTATTCTGCCTCAGTGCTACTATGGCTAATCTTGGCTTGTTTATTGCTTTTTCATGATACAAGATTACTTCCTAAGTATACACAGTAACCAGTGACCAATTTTCTGTCCTTCAAGTCCCATACTCAATCCGAATTTGTAAAGGCAAGCAATCAAGTTAGTACATTTTTGAAATCTAATACCTATTGATACCATACCTGCCACGTATCGTAGTATCCTTTTCACCACTTTTCAATGTTCAAATGTTGGTGAATGCATAAACTGAAAGTCCTTGTTAACAAAAAAAGGCAAAGTAAAGTCTAGAGATAGTCAAGTACTGAAGGGATCCCACAACTTCCCTTGGAGCAAAAATGCGACCAAAAGAGAGAATAATTTTCGACTAAAAAGTTTTTGCTTGGTGACCAAGAATAATTCTGAAGGAATAGAttttagagatataatcattcatATGCTTTCTTATATCAGCTTAAATTTTGAGAGAAGTGGTTTCATAACATGGTATCATAGCTCGTCCAATCCAATGTTGTTGGGACAAGTTTTCACGTTCTAAACTATCATTTCTGAGCATGAATGGTGTATTACAACTTTACAAGTCTCAAATCTCTCGAGGATAAGAtctctaaaaaatttttaagtgtaAGGCATCTCTTATCCTATGAACAAGTTTTTAGGATTGAGTTAGGCACACCCAATTTAAATTCTGATATCATACCACATCTTTTATGAGTTTAGAGTTCGATTCttgttgaataaaaaaattcaacataagataaataaaaagaaaaattataggcctatgcaaaaatttatacaaACTTAAAAAGAAATTCTTGAATGAGAAAacatattagagatataacaaTTCACATATCTCTTTCTATCAGCTTATCAGCTTGGGTCATAGACATCATATTAGGCCTATCAGCTTAAGTTTTGTAGAGAGGTGATTTCACGACAAAAATCAACCATTAATCCTCTGTTTTCTATCTTGATATAGAGTTGTGGAGATTGATGATCAACGCGTAAGCATAGAATTCAGCTTGGGTCATAGACATTATATTAGTACTGCTGTGTACGGTAGTCCCAACCCAGTTATCAATGAAATTTTTGCACCTACTGCAAGTCTGCAAGAGAGTTTTATGCTAGGCATACATAAACTTTTGCagaatttgttttttttttttaaattatttgcttGCGTGACTGCACATTATATTACTTTTTGTTAATTTGACGTATCAatttttatcataataaataaacatagaaaaaaattattgaagtaAATTGCATAATATTTTTAGCTAATATAGTACGAAAGTTGCACTTGCTCAAAATTAAGTTCAGTAAAATTAGCAGAAGAATTAGGATAACTTGTTTATTTACCAACCCAACTACACAAGTATATATATTTAGGTGCACATTATTGCAATTATTTTTTAAGCACATAAACTGAACCTtgtaaatttataattttgcCGATATAGCTAGTTACTATCATTCGACGACCTTTCTTTTGTCTCTCAGATAGCCGTGGTGACGACTGGACGTAAAATCTGCAAAAGAAACTCCGACACTCAAGTCAGTATATATCTAAGAAACTAAAATAATACAGCTGATGTATTGGTATAATCCTCTTTTTTCAGTGTTGAGTAGGCTTGTATGTACTTGTATTTAAAGGTGTTTGACATAACCGTTTATTTGTTTAGTTTTCGAGTTTGTATGCAGACTATGAAGAGGTGACCCGTATAAAACCCTCCAAGATACAACTACTTTATTCCGAGATATAAGAGGTGAGAATTAGTATCTATTTGTATTTTGAAtatctttatgtttttttttcgGTGACTTGAATATCTTGATGTTTGAGGAAAAGTAGCGAAGTccattcaaaaagaaaaaaatttgtttaagAAAAGAATAGGAACAAacaaaaatgaataaaaattttttatcacaTGATGTTTGAAGCACGCGGTAAGAGATTATAAAGTATTTAAACATAATATGTTTGAATTTCTTTTACTGGGATCGAAGATCTAAGTATGCCTGCACTTACCAAATCTCTATAAAGAAAAAATCGTCCAAATTATAAATGGGTTAcgtgatgcatgagcatctttactatcttttcctagtgaatttgcatctaatttgttgagtttaacaaagaattaattatcttttagccaatatggatgctactttgagtcttttgcaattttatttattttaggtagcattcgactggatttgatggagtttttgcagcacaagaattaaagaaGATAGCAACGAggagggacgcgtacgcgtgactgacgcgtgttcgtgatttggagctttccatggcgacgcgtgcgcttgactgacacgtacgcgtgatttgaagaattTCACAGCAACGCATGCGCGTGACCgatgcgtccgcgtgacttgcgaaaaagACTATCGACGCGTATatgtgactgacgcgtacgcctgacatgcgccacgtgcagaaaacgcagAAAACACTGGGGGTGATTTTtgggccccattttagcacccaagttaggcgtggatccagtgaagccaagtggtccccacgttacaagacgcggagtagttagttaattctgatttaaattcaaatttgattttaaaataggaaaagatattatcttaattttagatattagatttcaaattaattaagattagttataaaaaggggagacttctcttctattgagGAGTTCCCATTaaagggggattccattagggaattctatacaaatttacatctttcaatcatgagcaactaaacctccattgttaaggttaggagctctatctattgtatggattgattcatttgctctttctaatttaatttatgttttgatttatatttcaataattattttcgttctttattttatgaatttgggtggaacggaagtattaccctctttctatttgagttcttataaaacttggaaaagctctttacttgaacaacagcttgaaaacatattatcctgaatttctaattgtttgtatttaatgggatacgtgacatataatccctttatttttggataattaggattcttgtggcatataaactggaatttggtcatcaccttctaattggaattaattgaccaaggaattggcagttaatgaattttagaggaaactaggaaggtctaaggaattagggtctagtcacatatagtttgccatgaattgaatcttgcatgattaaaatagttagtaagaaaaatcaatccggaaaatagataactctgaaaccttaactgttttctcaatattttattcccaacttatttatttttccttttgatattttgagttcgaatttaaaccttttgaatatctcaaaactcttttctgcttgcctaactaagccaatcaatcaatcattattgcttgatccatcaatcctcgtgggatcgacccttactcacgtaaggtattacttggtacgacccggtgcactt
This sequence is a window from Arachis stenosperma cultivar V10309 chromosome 10, arast.V10309.gnm1.PFL2, whole genome shotgun sequence. Protein-coding genes within it:
- the LOC130957557 gene encoding uncharacterized protein LOC130957557, with translation MQMHFPEAIIPIALIHNMMPDIISYAKAIIQTRPSGFLYERPDFRLFSLYLDIIIQNPILYVDDLNIQNLSLEVDDYGNMITDLIIEESMEDPNNIKMVPASKNAIESLEKVKLENNNHLAERCTICLTEFDYGDDAEQVSSMPCKHFIM